Proteins encoded by one window of Tissierellales bacterium:
- a CDS encoding prephenate dehydrogenase, whose translation MGEGDFRSLNKILIIGLGLMGGSFAKALKDRGFDGKIYGMDLNERALDLAMELEIIDGHLAPHSNNVRDIDLVVLATPIRKYKDVIEAMSQNLNSNVMVSDLGSVKNIYEDLKGVLPEGVRFIGGHPMAGSEKSGVENADGNLFDGRCFFITPYEDERGIKSLEKLIELTGAKVQRVCPKTHDKMTALTSHLPHLSAAILVDLLEDFNPNASSKFVGKGFKDSTRIASGAPEVWKDIFVSNKEMVQTIECFQKRLEDFKRAIELEDEAFLIEKLSRIKISRDQMIEK comes from the coding sequence ATGGGAGAGGGAGACTTTAGAAGCTTAAATAAAATACTAATAATAGGACTTGGACTCATGGGAGGCTCTTTTGCGAAAGCGCTAAAAGATAGAGGCTTTGATGGGAAAATATATGGCATGGATTTGAATGAGAGAGCGCTAGATTTAGCAATGGAACTTGAAATCATTGATGGGCATTTAGCGCCTCATTCAAATAACGTGAGAGATATTGATCTTGTAGTATTAGCGACACCCATTCGCAAATACAAAGATGTAATAGAAGCGATGAGTCAAAATTTAAATTCAAATGTAATGGTTAGTGATCTTGGAAGTGTGAAAAATATTTATGAAGATTTAAAAGGCGTGTTGCCAGAAGGAGTTCGATTTATAGGAGGGCATCCTATGGCTGGCTCTGAGAAATCCGGTGTAGAAAATGCTGATGGAAATTTATTTGATGGAAGATGTTTTTTTATAACACCTTACGAAGATGAGAGGGGTATAAAATCATTGGAAAAACTAATAGAATTAACTGGTGCAAAAGTTCAAAGAGTATGCCCTAAGACTCATGACAAAATGACAGCACTTACAAGTCACTTACCACATTTGAGTGCAGCTATATTAGTTGATTTGCTTGAAGATTTTAATCCAAATGCTAGTTCTAAATTTGTAGGCAAAGGTTTTAAAGATTCGACTCGCATAGCATCGGGAGCACCAGAGGTTTGGAAGGATATTTTTGTAAGTAATAAAGAAATGGTTCAAACTATAGAGTGCTTTCAAAAGAGACTGGAGGATTTTAAGAGAGCTATAGAGTTAGAAGATGAGGCTTTTTTAATTGAAAAATTGAGCAGAATAAAAATATCCAGAGATCAGATGATAGAAAAGTAG